The proteins below are encoded in one region of uncultured Eubacteriales bacterium:
- a CDS encoding conserved hypothetical protein (Evidence 4 : Homologs of previously reported genes of unknown function), translating to MDIKLFDSELKIMEVLWEQGNLPARDIVDVLTERVGWNKNTTYTVIKKCIEKGAIEREEPGFICKPLVTRDEVQQSETEQLIDKMFGGSSELFFSAFLKNQGISDEEAKRLAKLIEGAK from the coding sequence ATGGATATCAAGCTGTTTGATTCCGAGCTAAAGATCATGGAGGTTTTATGGGAACAGGGTAATTTGCCTGCCCGCGACATCGTGGACGTATTGACAGAGCGTGTGGGCTGGAACAAAAATACCACCTACACGGTTATTAAAAAATGCATTGAGAAGGGCGCTATTGAACGGGAAGAACCCGGTTTTATTTGTAAGCCGCTGGTCACCAGAGACGAAGTACAGCAGAGTGAAACGGAGCAGCTTATTGATAAAATGTTTGGCGGTTCCAGTGAGCTTTTCTTTTCGGCGTTCCTCAAAAATCAGGGCATCTCAGATGAGGAAGCCAAACGACTTGCCAAGCTGATTGAGGGGGCAAAATAG